CGATACAGGTTGTTGATCTTATTTTTGCCAGGACATTTTTTGACCCAACAATTTTCAAGATATATCCACATGGGACATCATTCTGGATTCAGTGAAGCAGCTTACAGGTTTTCATTCTCCACAGGTCTATTAAGATTTTGCTCCTCCACCCAATAGTGAACTCTACTGAACACATAGGAAATAGTTGCTTCACTGTAAATCTCAAACATGGCCACTGGATGTGTATCCAGAGGCAATTCAAGGTTAAATTCTACAGATTTACTTGGACCTATTGGGTATGGTATCAGGCCAAGTTGATAATGAGTTTAATTTGGAGGTCGTAATTGGTATAGTAGTCATCAGTTTGTTGGTCCTCTAATTTGCACTCCTGGCATAAAGGCTGAATATTTCATTGCTATGGATACCATAtgttgcgtttggtatgcattcatGTTTGTTGTTGGGGGAGATTAGTAGTGGATTTGCAATATTTGAAAGGGTAAAAAATCATATGATATTTTTGGGAGAGCGAGCGCTGTTTGATgtaaaaaattgataaaaaaaatgatattttttagaGAAAAAACGCTGCTTGGTTGTGTGGCTCCTATGCCGGCGCAAGGGCCAATGGAAGAATGCACCAGGCATCCAAcatgggggtggggtgatcatttcgccaCTCCCTGTGTCTCTGCATAGGCTCATAGGGGTGCGATCAAGcagctgtttttttttctttccctttttatatAAAATTCAAGATTGAATCAATAATAAACTGATATGAGAGACTTGTCAGAGAAACAAATAAGGGACTGAAATTGACCAGATCCATAGTAATCGGTtgagattttgattttatagaCCAACAAATTATTGTATGAAACCGATATCCGACTGTTCGACAATGTTACTTAATCTCGATCATATCATCCACTCGCCACCCTCTATGAAGCTTTCTTCTTGGTTTTTAAAAGCTTTTGTTGAActgaattctttgaattttgtgtaatttttaaaTTCATTCTAATATCATGGACACATTGGATTCCTTGAAGTTCCATACATGGCTAAATGGCTAGATGTTATTGCAAACAATATGTCCATCAAATTTGCGAGCTAACCAAAATAATGTGCCAAGACATTATACATGCTATTCaggatctaattttttttttttaccaaatgcAATGTGAGAGAGTGTGAATAAGTCGGTGCCGATTCCAATTTAAATTGGTCGTAGCACAATCGATGAAAATTGGCCGAAATTGACCGAATCGACCATAACTGGACCGATCcgattccaaaattttaaacccaaaaaaaaaataacagtaATAAAAGATCCACGTAAAATACCAGAAAAGGCAAAATCACAAGGTATCTATTTATTTTAGGAGGATTGTATGTGCGAGGGGAATAAAGCAACCTATTTCTTGTGGTCGTGGAACGGAAAATCGACCGTTATTTCAGGTACCTTTCTGCCAAGGCGCCAACAGATAAAGCAACCAAATGACAATGACACCTAAATATCGGATCaattccctccctccctccctctctttctgTTTCCCTCGCTTCCCCCTACCTTCTACAGAGAGATCATGATCTCGGTTCGGTTATTCGCACCAAGATCAtgatcttctttcttatttgaaCAATCATAATTACCTACTTACTTGTTATTTGATTCTTATCTCATTTCGATTTTCTGCTTCTTTGATTTCTATACGTTCTTCCCCAACAAGGGaaagattttgaattttgttttgttggatttatactttttttttttcccccttctggATATTTAAGTTTAGAATTGAAGTTTTCTTCTGAATCCAAGTCATGGCAAAGAGATCACTCAAGCAATTCATTGAACACAAGTTTGGGAAATTCCCATACTTCTTGATACACACTCTTCTTGAATGGGTATTGATAGTTATACTGTTTATCGATGGTCTGATTGCTTTTGCTGCCAATGAATTTGCCCGCTTCTTCGAACTAAAAATTCCATGCTTGTTCTGCACGAGGATTGATCATGTTCTGGTTCACAGGGATCCTAATTTTTATTACAATGATTCTATCTGTGAAACTCACAGGAAAGATGTGTCGTCCCATGCATATTGTCATGTTCACCAGAAGTTAGCCGATATCCGGCGAATGTGTGAGGGTTGTCTTCTTTCTTTCGCCACGGAGGATAAATCCGATTGCGACACCTACAGATCTCTAGTGGGAATCTTGGGTAAAGATCTTGAATGTTCTGTTGAAGATGATCATAAAATTCATTTGAGACTGCCGGCTGGGGGGAAGATAGACATGTTGCAGGTTGAGAAGAGCAGCACTCACCGTTGTTCTTGTTGTGGGGAAGCACTGAGGGTTAGGGCTTCATTTCCCCAGGGATTGGTTCAGAATTTGCCACCAAAAGTGACTCATTTCCCCCAAACTCCTGCACCATCTCCTCGCGGATTATTAGTGAAGACAAAACCTGATGAATCGCGGGGTTCTGACCCATTGCCCCTCATTCGATACAATGAATCGGGGGTTCCAGAGGATGAGGACGGATCAACCTTATTTACTTTAAGGAATCAATGTGAGTTTATTTTGTGTTGGATCTATTGGCTTCACCACAATCACTTTTCATTGTCATTCATTTTTCGGTTGGATTTTGTGGAACAGGTAGAGAAGATGTCAAAGCTGCAATTGTGCCATTGCTGGATGAATTGAATGAGGACACTTGCAAGACGCCTACTTTTACTAAAGGAAGCAGGTTGTCCGCAATCGGCTTGACTGAATCCGCAACCACCACCCCTAGGTGGCTTCATAGGTTTCCCAAGAGGTTCGCAATGGAAAAACCAGATATGAGTACCGAGTTTGTTGAAGGATGTGCTGCAATTGAAGTAGATGGTGAAACCATTCTGCATCGTTTGAAGAGACAAGTTCGACTGGACCGCAAATCTTTGATAACTTTGTATATGGAACTGGATGAAGAAAGAAATGCTTCTGCCATTGCTGCAAACCAGGCAATGGCCATGATCACCAGGTTGCAGGCAGAAAAGGCAGCTGTGCAGATGGAGGCATTGCAGTACCAAAGAATGATGGAAGAGCAGGCAGAGTATGATGAAGAGGCCTTGCACGTTATGAAGGAACTACTTATCAAGAGAGGACAGGAAATAAAGGTTTTACAGACACAGTTAGAAACTTACAGAGGAAGGTCGGAACATGGAGAGGCACTTGGTATTGATAGCTGCAGAGAACTTGCTGATGAAGATTCCCATCAGTTTAAGTCCCAGTCTGAATCATCTGTTAGTGCACATTGTGAATGTGGTAGCCCTCCTGCTAATATTGATGAAGAAGTGGCAGATAATGGTGAACAACAGCATAATTCAGATCAAAGTGGACCATCACTAGAAGCAAATGGACGGGTAATTCTTGATGAATCATTGTTAAATTTTGAAGAAGAGAAATCATATCTTTTGGATCGGTTGAAAATGCTGGAGAAGAGGATTCATCTACCCCAGAATGATGGGGATAACTTGCTTCCTAGTTCTAACATAGATAATCTCAATGAGGAAGACAAAGGTAAAAACTTGAAGTTTTCTCATTGCTTTGTCCCTTAAACATCATAAGATTAAATGAGTTTCTGTCATTGCAGGAGACTTGAGTAGCAACATCATAACCAAAGAAATATCTTGTCTCAGTGAGAAGTTGGAAGCTCTTGAGGCCGATAAAGAATTCTTAAAGCATGCTGTGAGGTCACTCCACAAAGGTGGTGAAGGAACCCAACTTCTTAGAGAGATAGCTCATCATCTTTGGGAGCTTCGATGTGAAAAGAAGATGCCCTTGGATGGTGTTTCTGCTTGAGCTTGTTTCACATAATTCATTTAGATGGTAAGTACTTTTCAGAGTTCCTCTTTTGCTCTTTGTTTGGCATTTAAAATGCCTTTTGAAATAGCTaaagggaaagaaataaaaagtttGATCAATTTTCTTCTGATATGCACTTTAGAAATTAACTATTAGCTAATGGGAGAACCCTCACCACCcttaaaaaggaaataaaaagaacaacTCATAAATCACTAAGCCTTCACAAGCTACTTGGAGTTGCTATGTGAATCCTGTTCTGCCATCCACTCAATAGTCAGAAAAGCAAATTCCTAGGATCCAAGGTCCCCCTCCCTTCTTTCTTGAATGCTTGGCTGCCAGCCTGATGTGCCCAATGCTCCTCCTTTACCCAAGCTTGGGACCAGCAGTGCCAAAATCATTGGCTGAGTTGAATGAAAGAAacgaaatgaaaagaaaaagtgtgCAAGGCTGAAGTGAATCATGATGCCAATCAGAACTTTTTGGTCATGGGGATCATCATGAATGACTTAACTGAAATTTTATTGGATGAGCACTTGCAATTAGTAATGAATTTAACCCATAGCCTGTTAAACTACCTTGTGTCACTGGTTAAGTGGTGCCATGTCAATAATTATTTATTCTTATGTGTATATATATCTTTTCATTTTACAAGCTCATAGTTCTTGACGACTAATGAACAAGAGAATATGTCTTCTTTGTAGTAATTAACAGGGGAAGTTTGTGTCTTCAGAAAGTTCCTAGAATTAAGTATATTCTGTGACACCCACTCAGTGGTTTATTGCATTTCTACAGAATGACTGCACCCCAATATGATGCAGTATTCTCTTTGAAAAAGAACCAGTTTCTGCAGTTTGTTTATTTCGGTTTGGCTCGGTTCATATGGTTCAAACCAACTATTGTGGCTCAAGAATTGGTTCAGATCTGGTTCTTCTATAAACAAGATTTCATGGAGCTGTTTGGATAAGTTTTTTATGGCTTTCAGTTATAGGTTTCCTGAATTTCAAGAACCTTATCAGCACAGTAGTTGTGGGGACCAGTTGGGAAGTTTTTCTGAGAATATATCTACAAGGCAAATTGTGGGTTGTTATTAGAGTCCATATTTGTAGCAGGTTGTTTAGTTTCCAGCCTGTTTGGGTTTCTTTATTAGAGTCTTGTTGTTGCAGGTTGTTTCTTActtcattttaaattttagttgttttaggACACTTCACATTAGTATGCGGCTAAGGAGTtagattttgttttgtttcagtTCTATTTAATAGGTCGTATTAGGCATAGCCCTCCCCACTATTTGGTTGAATGGATTAAAGTTAGTTTGCTTTGGATATTGAGGTTGTTGCCttgtattctctctcctctctccccttatGCAATATCTCTATctcctccctctttcttcctacCTTCTCTTCCCATCTTCCCTCCTTGTTTTCTACCTCACGGCTTGCTGACCTGCAATACTCTTCTACTTCTATTTTCCCCATCTCTGTTAATAGAATCTGATTTTGTTCACAGATTTGGTCATTGAGCCTgtttgcatctgagatccataaTCTGGATTATCAGATTACATTACAATATTTAGTAGATGTTTCTTGATTGCCCGGATAATTCAATTGATCTGGCTACTGAATATTTTTTGGCTAGGAATCAAATTACACTTGTCTCAGTTTTTCTACCAAAGCTTAGTTTATGGTACTCTTTGGGTAACTCTTCCTAATGTTATGCAATATATTGAATTCATATGAAAAGtagttctcttctcttttgatgCATGATCTTTTAAATTAATAGAAGGAAATAAAGGAATGTGAAGAGAGATAATAGGCAGAAGAAAACTCAGAGTGGAAAATCTTGAAATCCAATTATCTAAAAGTAAAATTATATCACATGAAACATTGGAAATTGATTCAATTTTCTTTCTGGACTGAATCATGCTACCTTGAAATTGTTTGATATATTTTGGATAAAGAAAATGATTGAATTGGCTAACTGTGGCTGGGCATGCATTTATTAAAAGTTTTCATATGTAAAATGCTTCATCTTAGAGAAGGCTTGCGGCATCCAGGGTTCTGGATACTCTTTTAGATAAAGAATTGCATGCATGGACATAGTCAGTCTAACAGTTTAAATTCTGTCAGTTCTGGAGGGTGATTAGATGGATCAACTGACACATAAATTTACCAACCTTTTAAAGAATTTGGTATCTGGTTGATGCTGACACTCGAGATGCTATTTAACTGGTGTTGTTAAAACCTATGATATTACTGTCTTCCTCAGTATACCAAACCATATTTTTGAAGTGAATATTCCTTGATCCGGGTACTTGATTCACTGGAAACGTAGCAAGGAAATATATTCAGCCATCTAAAATTTGCAAAGGATGAAATGTGAAGGTCTCTTTTGGTcatcat
The nucleotide sequence above comes from Telopea speciosissima isolate NSW1024214 ecotype Mountain lineage chromosome 3, Tspe_v1, whole genome shotgun sequence. Encoded proteins:
- the LOC122653905 gene encoding probable myosin-binding protein 5 isoform X2, with protein sequence MCEGCLLSFATEDKSDCDTYRSLVGILGKDLECSVEDDHKIHLRLPAGGKIDMLQVEKSSTHRCSCCGEALRVRASFPQGLVQNLPPKVTHFPQTPAPSPRGLLVKTKPDESRGSDPLPLIRYNESGVPEDEDGSTLFTLRNQCREDVKAAIVPLLDELNEDTCKTPTFTKGSRLSAIGLTESATTTPRWLHRFPKRFAMEKPDMSTEFVEGCAAIEVDGETILHRLKRQVRLDRKSLITLYMELDEERNASAIAANQAMAMITRLQAEKAAVQMEALQYQRMMEEQAEYDEEALHVMKELLIKRGQEIKVLQTQLETYRGRSEHGEALGIDSCRELADEDSHQFKSQSESSVSAHCECGSPPANIDEEVADNGEQQHNSDQSGPSLEANGRVILDESLLNFEEEKSYLLDRLKMLEKRIHLPQNDGDNLLPSSNIDNLNEEDKGDLSSNIITKEISCLSEKLEALEADKEFLKHAVRSLHKGGEGTQLLREIAHHLWELRCEKKMPLDGVSA
- the LOC122653905 gene encoding probable myosin-binding protein 5 isoform X1, with the translated sequence MAKRSLKQFIEHKFGKFPYFLIHTLLEWVLIVILFIDGLIAFAANEFARFFELKIPCLFCTRIDHVLVHRDPNFYYNDSICETHRKDVSSHAYCHVHQKLADIRRMCEGCLLSFATEDKSDCDTYRSLVGILGKDLECSVEDDHKIHLRLPAGGKIDMLQVEKSSTHRCSCCGEALRVRASFPQGLVQNLPPKVTHFPQTPAPSPRGLLVKTKPDESRGSDPLPLIRYNESGVPEDEDGSTLFTLRNQCREDVKAAIVPLLDELNEDTCKTPTFTKGSRLSAIGLTESATTTPRWLHRFPKRFAMEKPDMSTEFVEGCAAIEVDGETILHRLKRQVRLDRKSLITLYMELDEERNASAIAANQAMAMITRLQAEKAAVQMEALQYQRMMEEQAEYDEEALHVMKELLIKRGQEIKVLQTQLETYRGRSEHGEALGIDSCRELADEDSHQFKSQSESSVSAHCECGSPPANIDEEVADNGEQQHNSDQSGPSLEANGRVILDESLLNFEEEKSYLLDRLKMLEKRIHLPQNDGDNLLPSSNIDNLNEEDKGDLSSNIITKEISCLSEKLEALEADKEFLKHAVRSLHKGGEGTQLLREIAHHLWELRCEKKMPLDGVSA